One window from the genome of Gadus macrocephalus chromosome 7, ASM3116895v1 encodes:
- the LOC132460745 gene encoding small integral membrane protein 11-like yields MINWKALDNVPLLFYILALKTLVLCLGFAAVKIYQSKKEEKALKLQQEERRRLAQKTQELIDNKKDD; encoded by the exons ATGATCAACTGGAAG gccCTGGACAACGTGCCCCTCCTCTTCTACATCCTGGCGCTGAAGACCCTGGTGCTCTGCCTGGGCTTCGCTGCCGTCAAGATCTACCAGAgcaagaaggaggagaaggcccTGAAGCTCCAGCAGGAGGAACGGCGCAGGCTGGCCCAGAAGACCCAGGAGCTCATCGACAACAAGAAGGACGACTGA
- the LOC132460722 gene encoding calcipressin-1-like isoform X2 has protein sequence MHIKTTKCSRYCLVASTAPPELFDRPDAQARFEGLFRSFDPQVQFQYFRSFRRVRISFQDALAAAEARLRLHKTDLNGREMRLYFAQSVHIGGPHLEPPKPDKQFLISPPASPPVGWEQSPDARPVVNYDLLCAIAKLGPGDKYELHTATPTTPSVVVHVCEDDHADSSGPDDSDHDDKPRPPRPKIIQTRRPDFVGGVKH, from the exons ATGCACATCAAGACAACCAAATGCAGCCGCTACTGCCTGGTGGCCTCGACCGCCCCCCCGGAGCTGTTCGACCGCCCCGACGcccag gcccGTTTTGAGGGGCTCTTCCGCTCCTTCGACCCCCAGGTCCAGTTCCAGTACTTCCGGTCATTCCGGAGGGTCCGGATCAGCTTCCAGGACGCTCTCGCCGCGGCAGAGGCTAGGCTCCGCCTCCACAAGACCGACCTCAACGGCCGTGAGATGAGGCTGTACTTCgcccag TCGGTCCACATCGGCGGCCCCCACCTGGAGCCCCCCAAGCCGGACAAGCAGTTCCTGATTTCCCCGCCGGCCTCGCCCCCCGTGGGCTGGGAGCAGTCCCCAGATGCCCGGCCTGTGGTCAACTACGACCTGCTCTGCGCCATCGCCAAGCTGGGCCCCG GTGACAAGTACGAGCTCCACacggccacgcccaccaccCCAAGCGTGGTAGTGCATGTGTGCGAGGACGATCACGCCGACAGCTCGGGCCCCGACGACAGCGACCATGAcgacaagccccgccccccccggcccaAGATTATCCAGACGCGGCGGCCCGACTTTGTGGGCGGAGTCAAGCATTGA
- the LOC132460722 gene encoding calcipressin-1-like isoform X1 produces MQKSTRTMEEATVAVQFTDLPNALIACKVAVDLFDDSGVKARFEGLFRSFDPQVQFQYFRSFRRVRISFQDALAAAEARLRLHKTDLNGREMRLYFAQSVHIGGPHLEPPKPDKQFLISPPASPPVGWEQSPDARPVVNYDLLCAIAKLGPGDKYELHTATPTTPSVVVHVCEDDHADSSGPDDSDHDDKPRPPRPKIIQTRRPDFVGGVKH; encoded by the exons ATGCAGAAGTCCACGCGGACCATGGAGGAGGCGACAGTGGCCGTGCAGTTCACCGACCTCCCCAACGCGCTCATCGCCTGCAAGGTCGCCGTGGACCTGTTCGATGACAGCGGTGTGAAG gcccGTTTTGAGGGGCTCTTCCGCTCCTTCGACCCCCAGGTCCAGTTCCAGTACTTCCGGTCATTCCGGAGGGTCCGGATCAGCTTCCAGGACGCTCTCGCCGCGGCAGAGGCTAGGCTCCGCCTCCACAAGACCGACCTCAACGGCCGTGAGATGAGGCTGTACTTCgcccag TCGGTCCACATCGGCGGCCCCCACCTGGAGCCCCCCAAGCCGGACAAGCAGTTCCTGATTTCCCCGCCGGCCTCGCCCCCCGTGGGCTGGGAGCAGTCCCCAGATGCCCGGCCTGTGGTCAACTACGACCTGCTCTGCGCCATCGCCAAGCTGGGCCCCG GTGACAAGTACGAGCTCCACacggccacgcccaccaccCCAAGCGTGGTAGTGCATGTGTGCGAGGACGATCACGCCGACAGCTCGGGCCCCGACGACAGCGACCATGAcgacaagccccgccccccccggcccaAGATTATCCAGACGCGGCGGCCCGACTTTGTGGGCGGAGTCAAGCATTGA
- the LOC132461257 gene encoding filaggrin-like, translating into MELIPNPGFHGDPGFCTDSDTKVGGDRGGEEEEEEEEVDFAEEVGEDALLMGGDEEGGSDEEGAWDSSGETAVPPPYDGEPEEDDEAEWGGAPVAVEQGEEGWIVGVEVPEEAGEEWEGGEQVREVGSLDEQTQVQGERESERESESEREGRVGERVWPDFSEPQLDPHPPIDEDLKEEEDCGEDESNTTELSRLQIGSVADEVPSESEKLRVLPDIDQTTNTDRDAICVANSGHSHHAGVEPIQPTEDARRNIRVTVMTCAVVDVHAESSTDPPSVLDEEPDIGGRAALMDQRTGQGEFGNDVSELQPPIEGGESQPKVGVGVSESMEEVRECPPMVGVRECLPTIGGVGECHPTMRGGESGAWVEEQQPRTEVGSREKEGEEEEEEEEEKEHLTRTEGEMGQRNGAKKEEKKEEEEDRQVEVNTLSDTEGEVNWTRQRADNEVKEAMAGGREEEEQSGTEGSGIGNREARTLNQDTSMPGLPDVQLPRTSTGAGREGLTGDGRGEGRSIVEEAVVMERVPGDVQQAVKPEDVPSTNPLPAEGDEGTQPLGGRVKEVESKKDNRVQAEGEMEGVAGDERQAVDPEVEVPCSMPRPAEGDGGREASIDVGSEEGNNRLGVRYAEGEMDGGELEKETEPVTVLDDEIETTEEAGSPPELDQSKPEEITASAEEMVAGSDHHTASIEVTVAGGDHHTSSAEETVAGGDHHTASAAETVAGGDHHTASADPTVAGDDHHTASAEPTVAGGDHHTASAEPTVARGDHHTASSAETVAGSDHHTASAEETTVAGGNHQTSAEETVDDEIKTTEEGGSPPELDQSKPEEITASAEETVAGGNHHTASTEVTVAGGDHHTASAAETVAGGDHHTASTEETTVAGGDHHTASAEETTITRGNHQTASAEETVDDEIETTEEEGSPPELDQLKPEEITASAEETVAGGDHHTDSTEVMIAGGDHHTASAAETVAGGDHHTASAEPTVAGGDHYTASAEPTVAGGDHHTASAEATVTGGDHHTASAAETVAGGDHHTGSAGETAVAVGDHHTASAEETMITCGNHQTASAEETVARGNRIASVETTVAEGDPHPADNAVKDGVKDEEREEEEKQQEAIRAEDEELERRDKELKDIMENGIRSLDRLKTLAPIRRESGSRRGSGKVLAPLRNDTDWIKQDQRSQEENDEEPKEERGEVRGLERERETPEPGDRAKDGGTPKDPARSPGAQEVRYLDTLFPPPRSLFLSLSLSLSLSLSLSLSLSLSLSLPLSLPLPISLLLSFPLPLSLSSSPLSPSRSHTCSLSLSLSLSVSPISSKHQMTFPSSSMFLYLSFIQINLQI; encoded by the exons ATGGAGCTGATACCCAACCCGGGTTTCCATGGTGACCCGGGTTTCTGCACTGACTCGGACACCAAGGTAGGAGGAGaccgaggaggagaggaggaggaggaggaggaggaggtcgacTTCGCAGAGGAGGTCGGAGAAGATGCCTTGCTCATGGGCGGCGATGAAGAGGGAGGGTCGGATGAGGAGGGCGCCTGGGACTCGTCGGGGGAGACCGCGGTACCTCCTCCCTATGATGGAGAGccggaggaggacgatgaggcGGAGTGGGGAGGTGCACCGGTGGCGGTGGAGCAAGGGGAGGAAGGGTGGATAGTAGGGGTGGAAGTCCCTGAGGAAGcgggggaggagtgggaggggggagagcaaGTGCGAGAGGTGGGGTCCCTCGATGAACAGACACAggttcagggagagagagagagtgaaagagagagtgaaagtgagagagaggggagagtcgGAGAGAGAGTTTGGCCAGACTTTTCAGAGCCTCAACTCGATCCACATCCACCAATCGACGAAGACCTTAAGGAGGAAGAAGACTGTGGAGAAGACGAAAGCAATACAACAGAACTGAGCCGACTACAGATTGGCTCGGTCGCCGATGAGGTCCCATCTGAGTCTGAGAAGCTCAGAGTCCTCCCCGACATTGACCAAACCACCAACACCGACAGAGACGCCATTTGCGTCGCAAACTCCGGGCACTCGCACCATGCTGGGGTCGAACCCATCCAACCCACAGAGGATGCCAGGCGAAATATCCGGGTCACCGTAATGACCTGCGCGGTCGTCGACGTCCACGCTGAATCGAGTACGGATCCCCCGTCAGTTCTCGATGAGGAACCGGACATCGGCGGGAGAGCCGCGCTGATGGATCAGCGGACAGGACAAGGAGAGTTCGGGAACGACGTCTCAGAGTTGCAACCGCCGatcgaagggggagagagtCAGCCAAAggtgggagtgggagtgagTGAGTCGATGGAGGAAGTGAGAGAGTGTCCACCGAtggtgggagtgagggagtgtctTCCCACGATaggaggagtgggggagtgTCATCCGAcaatgagagggggagagagtggagcaTGGGTAGAGGAGCAACAACCGAGGACAGAGGTGGGGtccagggagaaggagggggaggaggaggaggaggaggaggaggagaaggagcacctgacaaggacagagggagagatggggcaGAGGAACGGAgcaaagaaggaggagaagaaggaggaggaggaggatcgacAAGTGGAGGTTAATACCCTCAgcgacacagagggagaggtaaATTGGACCAGACAGCGGGCGGATAATGAGGTTAAGGAGGCGATGGcaggtgggagagaggaagaggaacagtCCGGGACAGAAGGTTCAGGGATTGGCAATCGGGAAGCTCGGACCTTGAACCAAGACACTTCCATGCCGGGTTTGCCTGATGTTCAGTTGCCTCGGACGTCCACAGGGGCAGGGAGGGAAGGCCTGACTGGAGATGGTCGCGGGGAGG GGCGAAGCATCGTGGAGGAGGCGGTCGTGATGGAGAGAGTACCAGGTGATGTACAGCAGGCGGTGAAACCAGAAGATGTTCCAAGCACCAATCCCCTGCCTGCAGAAGGAGACGAAGGTACACAACCGCTGGGTGGGagggtgaaggaggtggagagtaAGAAGGACAACAGGGTCCaggcagagggggagatggagggagtggCAGGGGATGAGAGGCAGGCGGTGGATCCAGAAGTTGAGGTTCCCTGCTCCATGCCCCGGCCTGCAGAAGGAGACGGAGGCAGAGAGGCATCCATCGATGTGGGGAGTGAGGAGGGGAACAACAGACTGGGGGTCCGGTATGcagagggggagatggacggaggagagctggagaaggagacagagccGGTGACGGTCCTTGACGACGAGATCGAGACCACAGAGGAGGCGGGAAGCCCTCCAGAGCTCGATCAGTCGAAGCCGGAAGAGATCACAGCCTCGGCTGAGGAGATGGTTGCTGGGAGCGACCATCACACCGCCTCAATTGAGGTGACGGTTGCCGGGGGCGACCATCATACCTCCTCGGCTGAGGAGACGGTTGCCGGGGGCGACCATCACACCGCCTCGGCTGCGGAGACAGTTGCCGGGGGCGACCATCACACCGCCTCGGCTGATCCGACGGTTGCCGGGGACGACCATCACACCGCCTCGGCTGAGCCGACGGTTGCCGGGGGCGACCATCACACCGCCTCGGCTGAGCCGACGGTTGCCAGGGGCGACCATCACACCGCCTCATCTGCGGAGACGGTTGCCGGGAGCGACCATCACACCGCCTCGGCTGAGGAGACAACGGTTGCCGGGGGCAACCATCAGACCTCAGCTGAAGAGACGGTTGACGACGAGATCAAGAccacagaggaggggggaagcCCTCCAGAGCTCGATCAGTCGAAGCCGGAAGAGATCACAGCCTCGGCTGAGGAAACGGTTGCTGGGGGCAACCATCACACCGCCTCAACTGAGGTGACGGTTGCCGGGGGCGACCATCATACCGCCTCGGCTGCAGAGACAGTTGCCGGGGGCGACCATCATACCGCCTCGACTGAGGAGACAACGGTTGCCGGGGGCGACCATCACACCGCCTCGGCTGAGGAGACAACGATTACCAGGGGCAACCATCAGACTGCCTCAGCAGAAGAGACGGTTGACGACGAGATCGAgaccacagaggaggagggaagccCTCCAGAGCTCGATCAGTTGAAGCCGGAAGAGATCACAGCCTCGGCTGAGGAGACGGTTGCTGGGGGCGACCATCACACCGACTCAACTGAGGTGATGATTGCCGGGGGCGACCATCACACCGCCTCGGCTGCGGAGACGGTTGCCGGGGGCGACCATCACACCGCCTCGGCTGAGCCGACGGTTGCCGGGGGCGACCATTACACCGCCTCGGCTGAGCCGACGGTAGCCGGGGGTGACCATCACACCGCCTCAGCTGAGGCGACGGTTACCGGGGGCGACCATCACACCGCCTCGGCTGCGGAGACGGTTGCCGGGGGCGATCATCACACCGGCTCGGCTGGGGAGACAGCGGTTGCCGTGGGCGACCATCACACCGCCTCAGCTGAGGAGACAATGATTACCTGTGGCAACCATCAGACCGCCTCAGCTGAAGAGACGGTTGCCAGGGGCAATCGCATTGCATCAGTTGAGACAACAGTTGCCGAGGGCGACCCTCACCCAGCCGACAACGCCGTCAAAGATGGAGTGAAAGAcgaggaaagagaggaggaggagaaacagcagGAGGCGATCAGAGCAGAGGATGAGGagctggagaggagagacaaggagCTCAAGGATATCATGGAGAACGGGATCCGGAGTTTGGACAGACTAAAGACCCTCGCCCCGATCAGAAGGGAGTCAGGGAGCCGCCGGGGGTCCGGCAAGGTGCTGGCCCCCCTGAGGAACGACACCGACTGGATCAAGCAAGACCAGCGCTCCCAAGAGGAGAACGACGAGGAGccgaaggaggagaggggggaggtgaggggcctcgagagggagagggaaactCCAGAGCCCGGAGACCGAGCGAAGGATGGCGGCACCCCCAAGGACCCGGCGAGAAGCCCCGGAGCGCAGGAGGTAAGGTATCTAGACACTCTCTTTCCAcctccccgctctctctttctctctctctctctctctctctctctctctctctctctctctctctctctctctctctctctctctctccccctctctctcccactccctatatctctactcctctcttttccactccccctatctctctcctcatcccccctctctccctctcgctctcacacttgctctctctccctctccctctccctctccgtctccccaaTCTCCTCCAAACATCAGATGACTTTCCCAAGCTCATCTATGTTTCTGTATCTATCCTTCATTCAAATAaaccttcaaatatga